The following proteins are encoded in a genomic region of Mycolicibacterium confluentis:
- the rplW gene encoding 50S ribosomal protein L23: MATVTDPRDIILAPVISEKSYGLIENNVYTFVVHPDSNKTQIKIAIEKIFSVKVDSVNTANRQGKRKRTRTGYGQRKATKRAIVKLAEGSKPIDLFGAPA; the protein is encoded by the coding sequence ATGGCAACCGTGACTGACCCCCGCGACATCATCCTGGCTCCGGTCATCTCCGAGAAGTCCTATGGATTGATCGAGAACAACGTGTACACGTTTGTGGTGCACCCGGATTCGAACAAGACGCAGATCAAGATCGCCATCGAGAAGATCTTCAGCGTCAAGGTCGACTCCGTGAACACCGCCAATCGCCAGGGCAAGCGCAAGCGCACCCGCACCGGGTACGGACAGCGCAAGGCCACCAAGCGTGCCATCGTCAAGCTGGCCGAGGGCAGCAAGCCGATCGACCTCTTCGGAGCGCCGGCGTAA
- the rplD gene encoding 50S ribosomal protein L4, with protein MAKIDVLTPAGKKDGTVELPASLFDVEPNIALMHQVVIAQLAAARQGTHSTKTRGEVSGGGRKPYRQKGTGRARQGSTRAPQYTGGGVVHGPKPRDYSQRTPKKMIAAALRGALSDRARNARIHAVTELVSGQTPSTKGARTFLESLTDRKKVLVVIGRSDVVSAKSVNNLPGVHVIAPDQLNTYDVLNADDVVFSVEALTAYIEANTANTATEEVSA; from the coding sequence ATGGCAAAAATTGACGTTTTGACGCCGGCAGGCAAGAAGGACGGCACGGTCGAGCTGCCCGCCAGCCTGTTCGATGTCGAGCCCAACATCGCGCTGATGCACCAGGTGGTCATCGCTCAGCTCGCAGCCGCCCGCCAGGGCACGCACTCGACCAAGACCCGCGGTGAGGTCTCCGGCGGCGGCCGTAAGCCGTACCGCCAGAAGGGCACCGGCCGCGCGCGTCAGGGTTCGACCCGCGCACCGCAGTACACCGGTGGTGGCGTGGTGCACGGCCCGAAGCCGCGCGACTACAGCCAGCGCACCCCCAAGAAGATGATCGCCGCCGCCCTGCGCGGGGCGCTCTCGGACCGGGCTCGCAACGCGCGCATCCACGCGGTCACGGAACTGGTCAGCGGCCAGACCCCGTCGACCAAGGGTGCACGGACGTTCCTGGAGTCGCTGACCGACCGCAAGAAGGTGCTCGTCGTCATCGGCCGTTCCGATGTGGTCAGCGCCAAGAGCGTGAACAACCTGCCGGGCGTTCACGTGATCGCGCCCGACCAGCTGAACACCTACGACGTGCTCAACGCCGACGACGTGGTGTTCTCGGTGGAGGCGCTGACGGCCTACATCGAGGCCAACACCGCCAACACTGCCACCGAGGAGGTTTCGGCCTGA
- the rplC gene encoding 50S ribosomal protein L3 yields MARKGILGTKLGMTQVFDENNKVVPVTVIKAGPNVVTRIRTTERDGYSAVQLAYGEISPRKVNKPVTGQFNAAGVNPRRHLAELRLDDEAAAAEYEVGQELTAEIFADGAYVDVTGTSKGKGFAGTMKRHGFRGQGASHGAQAVHRRPGSIGGCATPGRVFKGTRMSGRMGSDKVTTQNLKVHKVDAENGVLLIKGAIPGRNGGLVMVRTAIKRGEK; encoded by the coding sequence ATGGCACGTAAAGGCATTCTGGGCACCAAGCTGGGCATGACACAGGTGTTCGATGAGAACAACAAGGTCGTTCCCGTGACGGTCATCAAGGCCGGGCCCAACGTCGTGACGCGCATCCGCACCACGGAGCGCGACGGATACAGCGCAGTGCAGCTCGCCTACGGCGAGATCAGCCCGCGCAAGGTGAACAAGCCGGTCACCGGTCAGTTCAACGCTGCAGGAGTCAACCCGCGCCGGCATCTCGCCGAGCTGCGTCTTGACGACGAAGCCGCCGCCGCTGAGTACGAGGTCGGCCAGGAGCTGACCGCCGAGATCTTCGCCGACGGCGCGTACGTCGACGTGACCGGCACCAGCAAGGGCAAGGGCTTCGCAGGCACCATGAAGCGCCACGGCTTCCGTGGCCAGGGCGCAAGCCACGGCGCGCAGGCAGTGCACCGTCGGCCCGGCTCGATCGGTGGCTGCGCCACCCCGGGTCGTGTCTTCAAGGGCACCCGCATGTCGGGCCGCATGGGCAGCGACAAGGTCACCACGCAGAACCTGAAGGTGCACAAGGTCGACGCAGAGAACGGCGTGCTGTTGATCAAGGGCGCTATCCCGGGCCGCAACGGCGGACTCGTCATGGTTCGCACCGCGATCAAACGAGGTGAGAAGTAG